Proteins encoded together in one candidate division WOR-3 bacterium window:
- a CDS encoding TRL-like family protein, translating to MKKALLLGIIPLVCLTMMTGCIPGFYTVGTLYTSVKTPASAIAYYGPQATTNAKVAKVTATNILGLIATGDASLEAAMREGGIKKVHHVDQEITSILGLWSTYTIIVYGE from the coding sequence ATGAAAAAAGCGCTGCTCCTCGGTATCATACCGCTGGTCTGCCTGACGATGATGACCGGCTGTATTCCAGGATTCTACACCGTGGGAACACTCTACACTTCGGTAAAGACTCCGGCGTCGGCAATCGCCTATTACGGTCCGCAGGCAACGACCAATGCCAAAGTTGCAAAGGTAACCGCAACCAACATCCTCGGGCTCATTGCGACCGGCGATGCCAGTCTTGAAGCGGCGATGCGGGAAGGTGGCATCAAAAAAGTCCATCATGTTGACCAGGAAATAACAAGCATCCTCGGTTTGTGGTCAACCTACACAATCATCGTCTACGGCGAATAA
- a CDS encoding phosphomannomutase/phosphoglucomutase: protein MMFNPAIFREYDIRGKAETDLSDDVVFRLAQAFGTHIQNKGVYRCVVGRDVRLSGPRIEKALTEGLLATGVDVIQIGVVPTPVFYFSFFNLNIDAGIMITASHNPPDENGFKIGMHKTTIYGTEIQLLRQIAEEGKFAIGKGKLSQCDVIDPYITLCLSKVKITKPLRVVFDPGNGTAGVLLERLITKTPIQPVFINLTPDGNFPSHVPDPTVPAYLEQAINLVKETNADCGIGYDGDADRIGVIDETGATIYGDRLLALFAREILARQPGAKVVFEVKCSQGLIEYIKKLGGVPVMWKTGHSLIKAKMKSEGALIAGEMSGHMFFADDYYGYDDAIFASLRLLQLLANSGKRLSELVAEIPYYYATPEIRVKIASPDADKRKFEVVSTLNHYFRQQFETIDIDGVRVVFPDGWGLVRASNTQPILVLRFEAKTRERLNEIRQLFYDQLRKFPEVVLPEN, encoded by the coding sequence ATGATGTTTAATCCCGCGATATTTCGTGAATACGACATCCGTGGTAAGGCGGAAACCGACCTTTCCGACGATGTTGTTTTCCGTCTGGCTCAAGCCTTTGGCACCCACATCCAGAACAAAGGAGTCTACCGATGTGTTGTTGGCCGGGATGTCAGGCTCTCCGGACCAAGAATTGAAAAGGCGTTGACCGAAGGGTTGCTTGCCACCGGTGTCGATGTGATACAAATCGGCGTTGTGCCAACACCGGTGTTCTACTTCTCCTTTTTCAACTTAAACATCGACGCCGGCATAATGATTACCGCCAGCCACAACCCGCCCGATGAAAACGGCTTTAAAATCGGCATGCACAAAACCACCATCTACGGTACCGAAATCCAACTGTTGCGCCAAATTGCCGAAGAAGGCAAATTTGCCATCGGCAAGGGTAAACTGAGCCAATGCGATGTCATTGACCCTTATATCACGCTCTGCCTGTCAAAAGTAAAAATCACAAAACCGCTCCGGGTGGTTTTTGACCCGGGTAACGGCACCGCCGGTGTACTTCTCGAAAGGTTGATTACCAAAACCCCAATCCAGCCGGTGTTTATCAACTTAACACCCGACGGCAACTTCCCGAGCCATGTTCCTGACCCCACTGTTCCCGCATATCTTGAACAGGCGATCAACCTGGTTAAAGAAACTAATGCCGACTGTGGCATCGGGTACGATGGCGATGCCGACCGCATCGGTGTCATTGACGAAACCGGTGCCACCATTTACGGTGACCGGCTTCTGGCTCTATTTGCCCGGGAGATTCTTGCCCGGCAGCCCGGGGCAAAGGTTGTGTTTGAAGTCAAATGTTCTCAGGGGCTGATTGAGTACATCAAAAAACTGGGCGGTGTGCCCGTGATGTGGAAAACGGGTCACTCCTTGATTAAGGCAAAGATGAAGTCAGAGGGCGCCCTCATTGCCGGCGAGATGTCGGGCCATATGTTTTTCGCCGACGACTACTACGGCTACGACGACGCCATCTTCGCTTCCCTGCGGTTACTACAACTCCTCGCCAATTCAGGAAAAAGGCTATCTGAACTGGTGGCAGAGATACCCTACTACTATGCCACCCCTGAAATCCGGGTTAAAATCGCAAGCCCGGATGCGGACAAACGGAAATTTGAGGTGGTATCAACCCTGAACCACTATTTCCGCCAACAATTTGAAACAATTGACATCGATGGTGTCCGTGTGGTATTTCCGGATGGCTGGGGCCTGGTCCGCGCCTCCAATACCCAGCCGATTCTCGTTCTGCGCTTTGAAGCCAAAACCCGGGAAAGGTTAAATGAAATCCGACAACTGTTTTATGACCAACTCCGCAAATTCCCGGAAGTTGTCCTGCCCGAGAACTGA